The following coding sequences are from one Xiphophorus couchianus chromosome 22, X_couchianus-1.0, whole genome shotgun sequence window:
- the fgf8a gene encoding fibroblast growth factor 8 isoform X1, whose product MSLCLFSRPGCSGEPSDQPSLLPCLNVQCDVIMPGWKRFLHLLVFCFYAQVTNQSPPNFTQHVSEQSKVTDRVSRRLIRIYQLYSRTSGKHVQVLPNKKINAMAEDGDAHAKLIVETDTFGSRVRIKGAETGLYICMNRKGKLIGKENGQGRDCIFTEIVLENNYTALRNARYDGWYMAFTRRGRPRRGSRTRQHQREVHFMKRLPKGQQPTHPGQHRPFDFIHYPFSQRTKRTRYSSRH is encoded by the exons ATGTCACTGTGCTTGTTCAGCCGACCTGGGTGTTCTGGTGAGCCTTCAGATCAGCCGTCACTCCTCCCCTGCCTGAACGTGCAGTGTGACGTAATTATGCCAGGATGGAAAAG ATTTCTGCACCTGCTTGTGTTCTGCTTCTATGCTCAG GTAACCAATCAGTCCCCGCCTAATTTCACGCAGCATGTAAGCGAGCAGAGCAAGGTGACGGACCGGGTGAGCCGCAGGCTGATCCGGATCTACCAGCTGTACAGCCGGACCAGCGGCAAGCATGTGCAGGTCCTGCCCAACAAGAAGATCAATGCCATGGCCGAAGATGGAGATGCGCACG CGAAGCTCATCGTAGAGACCGACACATTTGGAAGTCGAGTTCGCATCAAGGGAGCTGAGACGGGCCTCTACATCTGCATGAACAGGAAGGGGAAGCTCATTGGCAAG GAAAACGGACAGGGCCGCGACTGCATCTTCACCGAGATCGTCTTGGAAAACAACTACACAGCCCTGAGGAACGCCCGGTACGACGGCTGGTACATGGCCTTCACTCGCCGCGGCCGGCCACGCCGGGGCTCTAGGACACGCCAGCACCAGCGTGAGGTGCATTTCATGAAGAGGTTGCCGAAGGGGCAGCAGCCCACCCATCCAGGTCAACATCGGCCTTTTGACTTCATCCACTACCCTTTCAGTCAAAGGACTAAACGCACACGGTACTCTTCACGGCACTGA
- the fgf8a gene encoding fibroblast growth factor 8 isoform X2 codes for MGAVPSRLGYLFLHLLVFCFYAQVTNQSPPNFTQHVSEQSKVTDRVSRRLIRIYQLYSRTSGKHVQVLPNKKINAMAEDGDAHAKLIVETDTFGSRVRIKGAETGLYICMNRKGKLIGKENGQGRDCIFTEIVLENNYTALRNARYDGWYMAFTRRGRPRRGSRTRQHQREVHFMKRLPKGQQPTHPGQHRPFDFIHYPFSQRTKRTRYSSRH; via the exons atGGGGGCCGTGCCATCCAGACTCGGCTATCT ATTTCTGCACCTGCTTGTGTTCTGCTTCTATGCTCAG GTAACCAATCAGTCCCCGCCTAATTTCACGCAGCATGTAAGCGAGCAGAGCAAGGTGACGGACCGGGTGAGCCGCAGGCTGATCCGGATCTACCAGCTGTACAGCCGGACCAGCGGCAAGCATGTGCAGGTCCTGCCCAACAAGAAGATCAATGCCATGGCCGAAGATGGAGATGCGCACG CGAAGCTCATCGTAGAGACCGACACATTTGGAAGTCGAGTTCGCATCAAGGGAGCTGAGACGGGCCTCTACATCTGCATGAACAGGAAGGGGAAGCTCATTGGCAAG GAAAACGGACAGGGCCGCGACTGCATCTTCACCGAGATCGTCTTGGAAAACAACTACACAGCCCTGAGGAACGCCCGGTACGACGGCTGGTACATGGCCTTCACTCGCCGCGGCCGGCCACGCCGGGGCTCTAGGACACGCCAGCACCAGCGTGAGGTGCATTTCATGAAGAGGTTGCCGAAGGGGCAGCAGCCCACCCATCCAGGTCAACATCGGCCTTTTGACTTCATCCACTACCCTTTCAGTCAAAGGACTAAACGCACACGGTACTCTTCACGGCACTGA